One genomic region from Streptomyces sp. NBC_00457 encodes:
- a CDS encoding VOC family protein has translation MAGTGGASPSIYPTVLYADAKAAIRQLTEAFGFTELSVYEGENGMVAHAELVQGNGAVMLGSKGRGGRFDELMKGAGPAGVYVVVDDVDAHHQRAVDHGAEILMPPTDQDYGSRDYMARDIEGNIWSFGTYAPEIAG, from the coding sequence ATGGCGGGCACGGGCGGCGCGAGTCCGAGCATCTACCCGACGGTGCTGTACGCGGACGCGAAGGCGGCGATCCGGCAGCTCACGGAGGCCTTCGGCTTCACCGAGCTGTCGGTGTACGAGGGCGAGAACGGCATGGTGGCACACGCGGAACTGGTGCAGGGCAACGGCGCGGTGATGCTCGGCTCGAAGGGCCGCGGCGGCCGTTTCGACGAGCTGATGAAGGGCGCGGGCCCCGCCGGGGTGTACGTCGTGGTGGACGACGTCGACGCCCACCACCAGCGTGCCGTGGACCACGGCGCGGAGATCCTGATGCCCCCGACGGACCAGGACTACGGCTCGCGTGACTACATGGCCCGGGACATCGAGGGCAACATCTGGAGCTTCGGCACGTACGCCCCAGAAATAGCCGGCTGA
- a CDS encoding alpha/beta hydrolase, which produces MRTVKTAAAAVTVALAAGAAGVAAGRFASDAALKVPPGRPLPGEPRLTVHATAAGQITLTRALASLRPGTYGLAGDASHAVVGPVLDTANHSADTVVRRLERVTHGTLEAGDKVWLTPNVYVGNPGDALGLDHADVDIPGELGSLPAWFVPGVRDIWVIAVHGLGTTREQAMNLMEFLGGRGFPVLALAYRGDLGAPRSPDGLNHLGETEWRDLDAAIRYAVRYGARKVVLHGWSTGATMALRAAAHSGMRERVSGLVLDSPVLSWETTLRALASARRTPGALLPLAVRAAQGRTGLHGDRITDAADPGWLSVPTLIFHGPDDTVAPWSLSRSLADSRTDLISLHTVRRAPHAAMWNADPQSYEETLRRFLTPLM; this is translated from the coding sequence GTGCGCACTGTCAAAACGGCGGCCGCGGCCGTCACCGTAGCCCTGGCGGCCGGGGCGGCCGGCGTGGCCGCCGGACGGTTCGCCAGCGACGCCGCGCTGAAGGTGCCACCGGGACGGCCCCTGCCCGGCGAACCCCGGCTCACCGTGCATGCGACGGCGGCGGGCCAGATCACGCTCACCCGGGCCCTGGCCTCCCTGCGCCCCGGCACCTACGGCCTCGCAGGCGACGCCTCGCACGCCGTCGTCGGCCCCGTCCTCGACACGGCGAACCACTCCGCCGACACCGTCGTACGCCGCCTGGAACGCGTCACCCACGGCACCCTCGAGGCCGGCGACAAGGTGTGGCTCACCCCGAACGTGTACGTCGGCAACCCCGGCGACGCCCTCGGCCTGGACCACGCCGACGTCGACATACCCGGCGAACTCGGCTCCCTGCCCGCCTGGTTCGTGCCCGGCGTACGGGACATCTGGGTCATCGCGGTGCACGGCCTCGGCACCACCCGCGAGCAGGCCATGAACCTCATGGAGTTCCTGGGCGGCCGCGGCTTCCCGGTGCTCGCCCTCGCCTACCGCGGCGACCTCGGTGCCCCCCGCTCCCCGGACGGCCTGAACCACCTCGGCGAGACCGAGTGGCGCGACCTGGACGCGGCGATCCGCTACGCCGTGCGCTACGGCGCCAGGAAGGTAGTCCTGCACGGCTGGTCCACCGGCGCCACCATGGCGCTGCGCGCCGCCGCGCATTCCGGGATGCGCGAGCGCGTCTCGGGGCTCGTCCTGGACTCCCCGGTGCTCAGCTGGGAGACCACGCTGCGCGCCCTGGCCTCGGCCCGGCGGACCCCGGGTGCCCTGCTGCCGCTGGCGGTCCGCGCCGCACAGGGCCGCACCGGGCTGCACGGCGACCGCATCACAGACGCCGCCGACCCCGGCTGGCTCTCGGTGCCGACGCTGATCTTCCACGGCCCCGACGACACGGTGGCCCCCTGGTCCCTCTCCCGCAGCCTCGCCGACAGCCGCACCGACCTGATCTCCCTCCACACGGTCCGGCGCGCCCCGCACGCAGCCATGTGGAACGCCGACCCTCAGTCCTACGAAGAGACGCTGCGCCGCTTCCTGACCCCGCTGATGTGA
- a CDS encoding class II aldolase/adducin family protein — protein sequence MAEQRWDQGGGREAREESQVVGAPWGRRVLQEEVRAWEELVATARRTVADGLVVGTSGNVSLRVGDTVLVTPSGVPYDRLTPDDVTGVDLDGRQVLGTLVPTSELPMHLAVHRTTDARAVVHTHAVHATAVSTLVTELPAIHYMTEALGGPVRVAPYATYGSDELAENMLQALTDRSACLLQNHGTMAYGATLDQAYDRTAQLEWMCRLWLTASSVPGLSPSLLSAEQLREVGEKLRGYGQRG from the coding sequence ATGGCTGAGCAGCGGTGGGATCAGGGGGGCGGGCGGGAGGCCCGGGAGGAGTCACAGGTCGTGGGGGCGCCATGGGGGAGGCGTGTGCTCCAGGAGGAGGTGCGCGCTTGGGAGGAGCTCGTCGCCACCGCCCGCCGGACCGTGGCCGACGGGCTCGTCGTCGGCACGTCCGGCAATGTCTCCCTGCGCGTCGGGGACACGGTCCTGGTCACACCGTCGGGCGTCCCCTACGACCGCCTCACGCCGGACGACGTGACCGGCGTCGACCTCGACGGCCGGCAGGTGCTCGGCACCCTCGTCCCGACCAGCGAACTGCCCATGCATCTCGCCGTCCACCGCACGACCGACGCCCGCGCCGTCGTCCACACCCACGCCGTCCACGCCACGGCCGTCTCCACCCTCGTCACCGAGCTCCCGGCGATCCATTACATGACCGAGGCGCTCGGCGGGCCCGTCCGAGTCGCCCCCTATGCGACGTACGGCAGCGACGAGTTGGCCGAGAACATGCTCCAGGCCCTGACCGACCGCTCCGCCTGCCTCCTCCAGAACCACGGCACGATGGCCTACGGCGCCACCCTCGACCAGGCCTACGACCGCACCGCCCAACTCGAGTGGATGTGCCGCCTCTGGCTCACGGCCTCCTCGGTACCGGGCCTGTCCCCGAGCCTGCTGTCGGCGGAACAGTTGCGGGAGGTGGGGGAGAAGCTGCGGGGGTACGGGCAGCGCGGGTGA
- a CDS encoding inorganic phosphate transporter, translating into MESFSLILAIVVITALAFDFTNGFHDTANAMATTISTGALRPKVAVAMSAVLNLVGAFLSVEVANTISKGLVDETGIRPEVIFAALVGAILWNLLTWLVGLPSSSSHALMGGLIGATIASAGVGAVHGDVLVTKVLIPAIAAPLVAGIAAMLATKLMYSLGKKAEGSNASEKGYRAGQIASAGLVSLAHGTNDAQKTMGIITLALVTGGAIAPGSNPPTWVILSAGVAIALGTYLGGWRIIRTMGKGLTDLQPQQGFAAQTSAATVILASSHLGFSLSTTHSVSGSVMGAGLGRKGGVVRWSTATRMFVAWGLTLPAAALVGAIAEYVTGFGSWGTALVAVFLIASSAAIWLRSRREVVDHTNVNDTAEEPAGVVTTAIAAVTPPPAGTATDELTATIPAPASEPAPSQATV; encoded by the coding sequence ATGGAAAGCTTCTCGCTGATCCTCGCGATTGTGGTGATCACCGCTCTCGCGTTCGATTTCACGAACGGTTTCCACGACACCGCCAACGCGATGGCCACCACCATCTCGACCGGTGCGCTCAGACCCAAGGTCGCGGTGGCGATGTCCGCCGTACTCAACCTCGTCGGCGCCTTCCTCTCGGTGGAGGTCGCCAACACCATCTCCAAGGGGCTCGTCGACGAGACCGGCATACGTCCCGAGGTCATCTTCGCCGCCCTGGTCGGCGCGATTCTCTGGAACCTGCTGACCTGGCTGGTCGGTCTCCCCTCCAGTTCCTCGCACGCCCTGATGGGCGGCCTGATCGGCGCCACCATCGCCTCGGCCGGCGTCGGCGCGGTCCACGGCGACGTGCTCGTCACCAAGGTGCTGATCCCGGCGATCGCCGCCCCGCTGGTCGCCGGTATCGCAGCGATGCTCGCGACGAAGCTGATGTACTCCCTGGGCAAGAAGGCCGAGGGCAGCAACGCCTCCGAGAAGGGCTACCGCGCCGGGCAGATCGCCTCCGCGGGCCTGGTCTCGCTCGCCCACGGCACCAACGACGCGCAGAAGACGATGGGCATCATCACCCTCGCCCTGGTCACCGGCGGCGCCATCGCCCCCGGCTCGAACCCTCCCACCTGGGTGATCCTCTCCGCGGGCGTGGCCATCGCACTCGGCACCTACCTCGGCGGCTGGCGCATCATCCGCACCATGGGCAAGGGCCTGACCGACCTCCAGCCGCAACAGGGCTTCGCCGCCCAGACCAGCGCGGCCACGGTCATCCTGGCCTCCTCCCACCTCGGCTTCTCCCTCTCCACCACGCACTCGGTCTCCGGCTCCGTGATGGGCGCGGGCCTCGGCCGCAAGGGCGGCGTCGTCCGCTGGTCCACGGCCACCCGGATGTTCGTCGCCTGGGGCCTGACGCTGCCGGCGGCCGCGCTGGTCGGAGCGATCGCGGAGTACGTGACCGGCTTCGGCAGCTGGGGCACCGCCCTGGTCGCCGTCTTCCTGATCGCCTCCAGCGCCGCGATCTGGCTGCGCTCCCGCCGCGAGGTCGTCGACCACACGAACGTCAACGACACGGCGGAGGAACCGGCCGGCGTGGTGACGACGGCGATCGCCGCGGTGACCCCGCCGCCCGCGGGCACCGCGACCGACGAGCTGACGGCCACGATCCCCGCCCCGGCCTCCGAACCGGCGCCTTCGCAAGCCACGGTCTGA
- a CDS encoding DUF397 domain-containing protein: MVDEGPSANNWRVSSYSVTGETCVAVAEAAEGVLVRDTKEPAGEALIHLARTPWHLFLAGVRSQGFSTAT, translated from the coding sequence GTGGTCGACGAGGGTCCGTCCGCGAACAACTGGCGCGTCAGCAGCTATTCAGTTACCGGCGAGACCTGCGTCGCGGTCGCCGAGGCCGCGGAAGGTGTGCTGGTCCGCGACACGAAGGAGCCGGCCGGAGAGGCGCTCATCCATCTCGCACGCACCCCATGGCACTTGTTCCTCGCCGGGGTGAGATCCCAGGGGTTCAGCACCGCGACATGA